The Nitrospira sp. DNA segment AGGTCCATGACTGATTGAGATTCCACTAGGTCCTCCCCTTCCGCGCCTCGGCTCGATCCAGGAGTTCCAGTCCAAGTAACGCGACGTCATCGGGGAAAATGTCCCCGCCCAACCACTCATGTGCGGTCGCCATGGTGTCGGTGATGCTGTGAACCAAACTGCGGGCGCGATGCCCTTCGAGAGTAACTTGCAGGCGAGGCCTGCCCCAGAGCTCTCCCGTCTTTGAGGGCGCTTCATAAATGCCGTCGCTCAACAGATACAGTCGGTCGTGTGGCTGCATCTGTGTGCAGACGCTTTCAAACGTCGCGGTCGGATCGAACCCCAAGGGAAGACTGGCAGACGCGAGCCATCGCGATTCGCCGGCGTTGGCGCTCAGAAATGCGCCGCTATGGCCTGCCGTCGCATACGACAAGGCGTATGAGGTGAGGTCGAGGCGACCGACCCATAGCGTGAAATACTCTCCATCCTGACTCAATGGAAAACGCCGATTGGCTTCATTGACGATCGTGCCGGGATCGAGGCTGCCGACGGCCTTCACCAAATTGTCCTCGCGGAGAAAACTCATGAGTCCGACGGCGCGTAGGGCCGCCGCAACACCATGGCCTGACGCATCGAGGATGTAGAGTCCAAGGGCGTCGGGTCCCCAGGGACACACGTGAAACAGATCTCCTCCCAATGCGAGCGAGGGCTGATAGGCCCAATGCATGGCAATGCCTGGCGCCGGCATACCAGGTAACGGGAGTTGGGCACGCACGAAGGCCGCGGCCGATTGGAGTTCGCTCTCCAGCTCACGTTGCTTTGCGGAGAGTAGTTTATGTGAGCGGTCCAAATCGTCACGGGTGCGTTCGATTTCCCGGACCAACGCACTGGATCGAAGGCCTGCTTGCACACGCGCCAGGATCTCCTGCTTGTTGGCGGCTTTGCTCAAGAAATCATCCGCGCCGCGCGACAGGCCTTCGGC contains these protein-coding regions:
- a CDS encoding SpoIIE family protein phosphatase, coding for MGEPAPQLAQPAGVETAPKPVPLILLVDDDEITRIGMAGRLKRLGHRVIEAVDGSAGLAAIRVHRPDLVILDWMMPGMDGPSVCEAIRADPELRSSQVVLMTAHDRPEQIAEGLSRGADDFLSKAANKQEILARVQAGLRSSALVREIERTRDDLDRSHKLLSAKQRELESELQSAAAFVRAQLPLPGMPAPGIAMHWAYQPSLALGGDLFHVCPWGPDALGLYILDASGHGVAAALRAVGLMSFLREDNLVKAVGSLDPGTIVNEANRRFPLSQDGEYFTLWVGRLDLTSYALSYATAGHSGAFLSANAGESRWLASASLPLGFDPTATFESVCTQMQPHDRLYLLSDGIYEAPSKTGELWGRPRLQVTLEGHRARSLVHSITDTMATAHEWLGGDIFPDDVALLGLELLDRAEARKGRT